In Oncorhynchus masou masou isolate Uvic2021 unplaced genomic scaffold, UVic_Omas_1.1 unplaced_scaffold_714, whole genome shotgun sequence, the following are encoded in one genomic region:
- the LOC135537162 gene encoding proto-oncogene c-Rel-like codes for MDVAEPSVQIFEQPKQRGMRFRYKCEGRSAGSIPGERSSDNNRSYPTIQILNYCGKGKVRVSLVTKNEPFRPHPHDLVGKDCKEGFYEAEFGPERKVFAFQNLGIQCVRRREVKDSIVQRMTRGINPFNVPREQLLQTEEYDLNVVRLCLQVFLQDDSGHYNRALNPIVTNPIYDNRAPNTAELRICRVNRNSGCVKGGDEIFLLCDKVQKDDIEVRFFTPGWEAKGSFSQADVHRQVAIVFKSPPYYDTSITGPVTVHMQLRRPTDQEVSEPMEFRYLPDDKDPYGCQEKKRRREQLMKTLPGFLPLGGMNPMNRPKAVPHSPMAQSMRKDINNMYMKQPSPAMMRQTPPTMYNHGNQHYQQHSPQQRTMMTSINQMWPQPNPTLSLETIRINPSSTGSNQGNGMQQQQVNHCATSGYLHEGESSSSGSGGGGGNILPQLTMGDLQCLGLEPNLQGPSASHALPGGPDLQLHHQQPHPQHPHQRQHFHHQQHRQQQLHQRKGPSFTQGMGSQEGQIQGSQTQTLGLQAPWSNGGEVGSLGLGFLLDSVESDEIIQGLVGGRGPQATFQLKQEPLTGGQEGQMTASCSFSASDGQQQQSYANLHPRPMSNSNGITMETARHESTNSNSNNIQALKNLQNPFTPAKGMGQEGAHYDSLAAWAFYTPPQ; via the exons ATTCTGAACTACTGTGGGAAGGGCAAAGTGCGTGTTTCCCTGGTAACCAAGAACGAGCCCTTTAGGCCCCACCCACATGACTTGGTGGGCAAGGACTGCAAGGAGGGATTCTACGAAGCTGAGTTTGGCCCAGAGCGCAAGGTCTTCGC CTTCCAGAATCTGGGTATCCAgtgtgtgaggaggagagaggtaaaggactCCATCGTGCAGAGGATGACCAGAGGGATCAACCCATTCAATG TGCCACGGGAGCAGCTGTTACAGACCGAGGAGTACGACCTGAACGTGGTGCGACTCTGTCTGCAGGTCTTCCTACAGGACGACAGCGGACACTACAACCGCGCGCTCAACCCCATTGTCACAAACCCCATCTACGACAACA GGGCTCCGAACACGGCTGAGCTGCGTATCTGTCGGGTCAACAGGAACAGTGGCTGTGTGAAGGGAGGAGACGAGATCTTTCTGCTGTGTGATAAAGTCCAGAAAG ATGACATTGAGGTGCGTTTCTTCACTCCTGGCTGGGAGGCTAAGGGCTCCTTCTCCCAGGCTGACGTTCACCGCCAGGTGGCCATCGTCTTTAAGAGCCCGCCTTACTACGACACGTCCATCACCGGCCCGGTCACTGTGCACATGCAGTTACGCCGTCCCACCGACCAGGAAGTCAGCGAGCCCATGGAGTTCAGATATCTACCCGACGACAAGG ATCCCTATGGTTgccaggagaagaagaggagaagagagcaaCTGATGAAAACCTTACCCGGGTTCCTACCTTTAGGTGGAATGAATCCCATGAACAGGCCGAAGGCAGTACCACACAGTCCCATGGCCCAGTCCATGAGAAAAG ACATAAACAACATGTACATGAAACAGCCCTCTCCCGCTATGATGCGTCAAACCCCTCCTACCATGTACAACCACGGCAACCAACATTACCAACAGCATAGCCCTCAGCAGCGCACAATGATGACATCCATCAACCAGATGTGGCCCCAACCCAACCCGACTTTGTCCCTGGAGACCATCAGAATTAACCCCTCGAGCACCGGTAGTAACCAGGGTAACGGTATGCAGCAACAGCAGGTGAACCACTGTGCTACCTCTGGGTACCTTCATGAAGGGGagagcagcagtagtggtagcggtggtggtggtggtaacatCCTGCCCCAACTCACCATGGGGGACCTGCAATGTCTGGGTCTGGAGCCCAATCTCCAGGGTCCTTCGGCCAGCCATGCCCTGCCCGGTGGGCCTGATCTCCAGCTCCACCACCAGCAGCCTCACCCCCAGCACCCTCACCAGCGGCAGCACTTCCACCACCAACAGCATAGACAGCAGCAGCTCCACCAGAGGAAAGGGCCATCCTTTACCCAGGGCATGGGGAGCCAGGAAGGGCAGATCCAGGGGAGTCAGACCCAGACCCTGGGCCTCCAGGCACCCTGGAGCAACGGTGGCGAAGTGGGGTCCCTGGGGTTGGGCTTCCTCCTGGATAGCGTGGAGAGTGATGAGATCATCCAGGGCCTGGTGGGAGGCAGGGGCCCTCAGGCCACCTTCCAACTGAAGCAGGAGCCCCTAACTGGGGGACAGGAGGGCCAGATGACCGCCTCTTGTTCCTTCTCCGCCTCGGACGGCCAGCAGCAGCAGTCGTACGCCAACCTCCATCCCCGGCCTATGAGTAACAGCAACGGCATCACCATGGAGACAGCAAGGCATGAAAGCACCAATAGCAACTCCAACAACATCCAGGCCCTCAAGAACTTACAGAACCCCTTTACCCCAGCCAAAGGAATGGGGCAAGAAGGTGCCCATTATGACTCCTTGGCTGCCTGGGCCTTTTACACTCCACCGCAGTGA